From Paraburkholderia sabiae, a single genomic window includes:
- the rpsK gene encoding 30S ribosomal protein S11: MAKASNNSAAQRVRKKVKKNVAEGVVHVHASFNNTIITITDRQGNALAWATSGGQGFKGSRKSTPFAAQVAAESAGRVAMEYGVKNLEVRIKGPGPGRESAVRALHGLGIKITAISDVTPVPHNGCRPPKRRRI, from the coding sequence ATGGCTAAGGCTTCGAACAACTCCGCGGCGCAACGCGTTCGCAAGAAGGTCAAGAAGAACGTCGCCGAGGGCGTGGTTCACGTTCACGCGTCGTTCAACAACACCATCATCACGATCACCGACCGTCAAGGCAATGCATTGGCCTGGGCAACGTCGGGTGGCCAGGGCTTCAAGGGTTCGCGTAAGTCGACCCCGTTTGCAGCTCAGGTCGCAGCCGAATCGGCTGGCCGCGTGGCGATGGAATACGGCGTGAAGAACCTCGAAGTGCGGATCAAGGGCCCCGGTCCTGGCCGCGAGTCCGCGGTGCGCGCGCTGCATGGTCTTGGCATCAAGATCACCGCGATCTCCGACGTGACGCCGGTTCCGCACAACGGCTGCCGTCCG
- the rpsM gene encoding 30S ribosomal protein S13 — translation MARIAGVNIPNHQHTEIGLTAIYGVGRTRSRDICVAAGVAFSKKVKDLTDADLEKLREEVGKFIVEGDLRRETTMNIKRLMDLGCYRGVRHRKGLPLRGQRTRTNARTRKGPRRAAQSLKK, via the coding sequence ATGGCTCGTATCGCAGGGGTTAACATCCCGAATCACCAGCATACCGAAATCGGCCTGACGGCTATTTACGGTGTTGGCCGCACGCGTTCGCGCGACATTTGCGTCGCAGCTGGTGTGGCATTTTCGAAGAAGGTTAAGGACCTGACCGACGCAGACCTCGAAAAGCTGCGTGAAGAAGTCGGCAAGTTCATCGTTGAAGGCGATCTGCGCCGTGAAACGACGATGAACATCAAGCGCCTGATGGACCTCGGTTGCTATCGTGGCGTGCGCCATCGCAAGGGCCTGCCCCTGCGTGGCCAGCGTACCCGTACGAATGCTCGTACGCGCAAGGGTCCGCGTCGTGCAGCACAATCGCTGAAGAAGTAA
- the rpmJ gene encoding 50S ribosomal protein L36, which translates to MKVMASVKRICRNCKIIKRKGVVRVICSSDPRHKQRQG; encoded by the coding sequence ATGAAAGTGATGGCATCGGTTAAGCGCATTTGCCGCAATTGCAAGATCATCAAGCGCAAGGGCGTCGTTCGCGTGATTTGCAGCTCTGATCCGCGCCACAAGCAGCGTCAAGGCTGA
- the infA gene encoding translation initiation factor IF-1 yields MAKDDVIQMQGEVIENLPNATFRVKLENGHVVLGHISGKMRMHYIRILPGDKVTVELTPYDLSRARIVFRAK; encoded by the coding sequence ATGGCCAAAGACGATGTAATCCAGATGCAGGGCGAGGTTATCGAAAACCTCCCCAATGCTACCTTCCGGGTGAAGCTGGAAAACGGCCATGTCGTATTGGGGCATATCTCCGGCAAGATGCGGATGCACTACATCCGTATCCTTCCGGGCGACAAGGTGACGGTTGAATTGACGCCTTACGATCTGTCGCGTGCGCGGATCGTGTTCCGGGCGAAGTGA